From one Candidatus Zixiibacteriota bacterium genomic stretch:
- a CDS encoding Fic family protein, with amino-acid sequence MDKAFKLRTRDHYFDIKERLEAHLGAKDEVFRALRTASVVNSSALDDPSVDPVFLYLALDRLPERRWERIAPDYGRAMCEVTALYNITGRIEELALAKHSLAVPLILQLHRTLFERTRYSDAGKFRAGDDIEPMTECPLPHHSKLPELFEHHLTWLINRLRIFGIATKDNFMEMFHIAAEAHYRIATTLPFECGNGRVARLIGDYVLIYTGLQYALILSHDREEYLDAVRSSAIDSLTPLVNYLITAFEATLKRLDGFVALTESAKQEVYRNNLS; translated from the coding sequence GTGGATAAAGCTTTCAAACTTCGAACCAGAGATCATTATTTCGACATAAAAGAAAGACTCGAGGCTCATCTGGGAGCCAAAGATGAAGTCTTCAGAGCGTTGCGCACCGCCAGCGTTGTTAATTCGTCGGCTCTCGATGATCCATCGGTTGACCCCGTCTTTCTCTATCTCGCCCTTGACCGACTGCCCGAACGTCGATGGGAACGAATCGCGCCCGATTACGGTCGGGCTATGTGCGAAGTAACCGCTCTGTACAACATTACCGGGCGCATCGAAGAACTCGCTCTGGCCAAACACTCTTTGGCAGTCCCTCTGATTCTCCAGCTCCATCGCACCCTGTTTGAAAGGACGCGCTATAGCGATGCCGGCAAGTTTCGCGCCGGTGACGATATCGAGCCGATGACCGAATGCCCGCTTCCCCATCACTCTAAACTACCGGAACTGTTCGAACACCACCTGACCTGGTTGATCAATCGATTGAGAATTTTCGGCATCGCCACCAAAGATAATTTCATGGAAATGTTCCACATTGCCGCCGAAGCTCACTACCGGATCGCCACCACCCTGCCATTCGAATGCGGCAATGGACGAGTCGCGCGGCTCATAGGCGACTATGTCCTCATCTACACCGGCCTTCAATACGCCCTTATTTTGTCCCATGACCGCGAGGAATATCTCGATGCTGTCCGAAGCTCCGCCATCGATAGCCTGACGCCGCTGGTGAACTACCTGATAACCGCTTTCGAGGCAACGCTGAAAAGACTCGATGGTTTCGTCGCCCTCACCGAGAGCGCGAAACAGGAAGTCTACCGCAACAACCTTTCTTAA